A region of Streptomyces sp. NBC_01750 DNA encodes the following proteins:
- a CDS encoding class I SAM-dependent methyltransferase has product MTRCRLCGSTALGSVVDLGATPPCESFLAADQLDQPEPAYPLHLRVCTDCWLAQIPPLITPEETFTQYAYFSSYSTSWVEHARTFVADTAARLALGPDAFVVEVASNDGYLLRHIVDRGIRCLGIEPSVNVGAAARDAGVPTLTAFLDPDTGSAVRAEHGPANLVVANNVYAHIPDVVGFTKGLRALVADDGWVSIEVQHLLTLIEENQYDTIYHEHFQYYTVASAIRALASGGLTLVDVELLPTHGGSIRLWARPAEVAGEPTDGVSPALGAPPGRRLGEEPRAWGRVADVLAREKAAGLQELSGYTEFSARVAKVRRDLLRFLIEAAERGETVVGYGAPGKGNTLLNHCGIRPDLLPYTVDRNPYKHGRYTPGTRIPILPPEQIAADKPDYVLVLPWNLRAELVEQLSFVHDWGGRLVFPIPELSIVEVKS; this is encoded by the coding sequence ATGACACGATGCCGACTCTGCGGCTCGACGGCGTTGGGGAGCGTCGTCGATCTGGGGGCGACCCCGCCGTGTGAGAGCTTTCTCGCCGCGGACCAACTGGACCAGCCGGAACCGGCGTACCCGCTGCACCTGCGGGTCTGCACCGATTGCTGGCTCGCGCAGATCCCCCCGCTGATCACGCCGGAGGAGACGTTCACGCAGTACGCGTACTTCTCCTCCTACTCGACCTCCTGGGTGGAGCACGCGCGCACGTTCGTCGCCGACACCGCAGCGCGCCTTGCTCTCGGCCCCGACGCCTTCGTGGTCGAGGTCGCGAGCAATGACGGGTACCTGCTCCGGCACATCGTCGACCGGGGAATCCGTTGCCTCGGCATCGAGCCGTCGGTGAACGTCGGCGCCGCGGCACGGGACGCGGGCGTGCCCACGCTCACGGCGTTCCTGGACCCGGACACCGGCTCGGCCGTCCGCGCCGAGCACGGCCCTGCGAACCTGGTCGTGGCCAACAACGTGTACGCGCACATCCCCGACGTGGTCGGGTTCACCAAGGGGCTGCGCGCCCTGGTCGCCGACGACGGCTGGGTCTCCATCGAGGTGCAGCACCTGCTGACCCTGATCGAGGAGAACCAGTACGACACGATCTACCACGAGCACTTCCAGTACTACACGGTCGCGTCCGCGATCCGGGCGCTGGCGAGCGGCGGACTCACGCTCGTGGACGTCGAGCTGCTGCCCACGCACGGCGGCTCCATCCGGCTGTGGGCCCGGCCGGCCGAGGTGGCCGGCGAGCCGACGGATGGGGTATCCCCTGCTCTGGGGGCCCCTCCCGGCCGAAGGCTGGGGGAGGAGCCGAGAGCTTGGGGAAGGGTGGCCGACGTGCTCGCCCGGGAGAAGGCCGCCGGGCTGCAGGAGCTGTCCGGATACACCGAGTTCTCCGCCCGGGTGGCCAAGGTCCGCCGCGATCTGCTGCGGTTCCTGATCGAGGCGGCCGAGCGCGGCGAGACGGTCGTCGGCTACGGCGCCCCGGGCAAGGGCAACACCCTGCTCAACCACTGCGGCATCCGGCCCGACCTGCTCCCGTACACGGTCGACCGCAACCCCTACAAGCACGGCAGGTACACCCCGGGCACCCGCATCCCCATCCTGCCGCCCGAGCAGATAGCCGCCGACAAGCCGGACTACGTCCTCGTCCTCCCGTGGAACCTGCGGGCCGAGCTGGTCGAGCAGCTGTCCTTCGTGCACGACTGGGGCGGCCGGCTTGTCTTTCCCATCCCGGAACTGAGCATTGTCGAGGTCAAGTCATGA
- a CDS encoding PIG-L deacetylase family protein, with protein MIRLGAGRLDRIVAVGAHCDDIAIGAGGTLLTMCLARPGIRIDALVLSGGGSEREKEEKAALAAFCPGAELRLTVLKLPDGRLPAHWEEAKAAVEELRLQSEPDLVLAPRTDDAHQDHRGLAKLMTTAFRDHLVLRYEIVKWDGDLGRPSAYQPLSPEIAEQKVRLLQEHYPSQRHRPWYDREAFLGLARIRGIECHARYAEAFAVTKLTLNLGE; from the coding sequence GTGATCCGGCTCGGGGCCGGGCGCCTGGACCGGATCGTCGCGGTAGGGGCGCACTGCGACGACATCGCCATCGGCGCCGGCGGCACGCTGCTGACGATGTGCCTCGCGCGGCCGGGTATCCGTATCGACGCGCTGGTGCTCTCCGGCGGTGGCAGCGAGCGGGAGAAGGAGGAGAAGGCCGCGCTCGCCGCCTTCTGCCCGGGCGCCGAACTGCGGCTGACCGTGCTCAAGTTGCCGGACGGCCGACTGCCCGCGCACTGGGAGGAGGCCAAAGCCGCGGTCGAGGAACTGCGCCTGCAGAGCGAACCGGATCTGGTGCTGGCGCCGCGTACCGATGACGCGCACCAGGATCACCGCGGCCTGGCGAAGCTGATGACCACCGCATTCCGCGACCACCTCGTGCTCCGCTACGAGATCGTCAAGTGGGACGGCGATCTCGGCCGTCCGTCGGCGTACCAGCCGCTGTCGCCGGAGATCGCCGAACAGAAAGTGCGGCTGTTGCAGGAGCACTACCCCTCGCAACGGCACCGGCCCTGGTACGACCGGGAGGCCTTCCTCGGTCTTGCGCGGATCCGCGGCATCGAATGCCATGCGCGCTACGCCGAGGCGTTCGCCGTCACCAAACTCACTCTCAATCTGGGGGAATGA
- a CDS encoding glucose-1-phosphate cytidylyltransferase produces MKVVLFCGGYGLRMRSGASDDMPKPMAMVGPRPLIWHVMRYYAYFGHTEFILCLGYGAHHIKNFFLNYEETTSNDFVLRGGQTELLSTDIASWTITFVQTGIESPIGERLRRVRHHLDGDEMFLANYADVLTDAPLPEMIDRFARRDAGASMMVVPPQSSFHCVDLGEDGLVGGITAVSDMPLWENGGYFVLRQEIFDHIPENGDLVADGCAQLAKHGRLVAHQHRGFWKPTDTVKERAALDDAYARGDRPWAVWERDGAGASATGSRDGAGARTA; encoded by the coding sequence ATGAAGGTCGTTCTGTTCTGCGGCGGTTACGGGCTGCGGATGCGCAGCGGAGCCTCCGACGACATGCCCAAGCCGATGGCGATGGTCGGCCCGCGGCCGCTGATCTGGCACGTCATGCGCTACTACGCGTACTTCGGGCACACGGAGTTCATCCTGTGTCTCGGGTACGGGGCGCACCACATCAAGAACTTCTTCCTCAACTACGAGGAGACGACGTCCAACGACTTCGTGCTGCGGGGCGGGCAGACCGAGCTGCTGTCCACCGACATCGCCTCCTGGACGATCACCTTCGTACAGACCGGCATCGAGTCGCCGATCGGGGAGCGGCTGCGCCGAGTGCGGCACCACCTGGACGGCGACGAGATGTTCCTCGCCAACTACGCCGACGTGCTCACCGACGCCCCGCTGCCGGAGATGATCGACCGGTTCGCCCGGCGCGACGCCGGTGCGTCGATGATGGTGGTGCCGCCGCAGTCCTCGTTCCACTGTGTGGACCTGGGCGAGGACGGCCTGGTGGGGGGCATCACCGCGGTGAGCGACATGCCGCTGTGGGAGAACGGCGGCTACTTCGTGCTCCGCCAGGAGATCTTCGACCACATCCCGGAGAACGGCGACCTGGTCGCCGACGGATGCGCCCAACTGGCCAAGCACGGTCGGCTGGTGGCGCACCAGCACCGCGGCTTCTGGAAGCCGACCGACACCGTGAAGGAGCGGGCCGCGCTCGACGACGCCTACGCCCGGGGCGACCGCCCGTGGGCCGTGTGGGAACGGGACGGCGCGGGGGCGAGCGCGACCGGCAGCAGGGACGGCGCCGGGGCGAGGACCGCGTGA